A single window of Acidobacteriota bacterium DNA harbors:
- a CDS encoding PQQ-binding-like beta-propeller repeat protein — MERRAAVSTPAGYRGRGALCRKPRQRPAPRRRPEPGPVAGRLRGGLQAGAAEPRRERRPRDRRSAAGLPAAGVRRLPAVGGRSELDQKRRDRTVHRGLPGPQPDLLLQRGRRGAVRRNAADRLLLYQSEYLRRRRRRQPRVFRVRRAPARGPQGLALGTHRAVQLHVGPGNDGFRRQPVEFPRALRQRPARAGGHASLVRHHAHPERQLGVGDPRRRRAALDEQPRRAERGRRWLGLERIRPNAFGRGDQHRLRTGHHQPRRQQSDDQHGASHRHRRRRAAASDRRLPSRGRRGESVRSRPAGRGGRARSRSLSESGNARGRDAADVAHQRAVVRDAGCRAPQERSSRVLTVGAGAVAHRFLQRPQSHQLQRRQHFRCRRTGRRQSPRSERHGVRLDRLGVLGPRDSGRHEAHVLVASAAEWAGGVLTFRNDLCHVLAMSKTLSGRRAVIRWAAIAAVACVGTVGVSAQDGAASGEWRVFGADAGATRYSPLDEIHAGNVGDLEVAWRWSARDQGTPPPSGRTQISPIVVNGVLYTTIGNQRSVIALDAASGEPIWNWHPGDNERRWGDIIEPVARSAGRGVSYWTDGAGDERIFVVTPSFQLAALDARTGNLVTDFGTAGVVDMMDDLRWSERPAAERAGRVANTSPPAILGNALVASISLHTGSIPTRASPNEVWPMNMPGDVVAYDTRTGRTLWRFNTVPREGEFGVETWLAADESLWNVPTGTHDWVRERPELLDASWKYTGNVGHWAPVTADPELGLFYVATETPTNDYYGGYRPGDNLFGNSVLALDAETGERAWHFQLTHHELWDYDIPAAPILADIEVDGVPIKALVQLSKQGFAYVLDRETGEPVWPIEERAVPPSDMPGERASPTQPFPTRPPAFERQGVTEADLIDFTPELRAEALRIVEQYRLGPLYTPPSLIEPGVNLGTIGLPGAGGGVNWPSGAVDVEAGLLFVPSQTRPTVFGLTDGTEGTGVRYHISFARGVPTVRDLPLLKPPYGRITAIDLTAGEMLWQIPHGETPEYIRQHPDLQGVDVPQTGILTQSSGLLATSTLLFAGEGQRGGPVLRAYDKRTGAVVHEIPLPGGPTTGFPITYMAGGRQYLVVAALDEERIAELVAFSLQ; from the coding sequence ATGGAACGTCGGGCTGCAGTATCAACTCCTGCCGGATACCGCGGTCGAGGTGCGCTATGTCGGAAACCGCGGCAACGACCTGCTCCGCGCCGTCGACCTGAACCAGGTCCTGTTGCCGGACGCCTTCGTGGAGGACTTCAGGCGGGCGCAGCGGAACCTCGCCGCGAACGGCGACCCCGGGATCGGCGAAGCGCTGCGGGTCTTCCCGCGGCTGGGGTTCGGCGGCTTCCTGCAGTCGGGGGCCGTTCAGAACTGGATCAGAAACGGCGAGATCGGACAGTACATCGGGGGCTTCCTGGCCCCCAACCGGATCTTCTTCTTCAACGGGGAAGGCGGGGAGCGGTTCGGCGCAACGCTGCCGATAGGCTACTTCTATACCAATCCGAATACCTTCGTCGGCGACGTCGTCGGCAACCACGCGTTTTCCGAGTACGACGCGCTCCAGCTAGAGGTCCGCAGGGCCTGGCGCTCGGGACTCACCGCGCAGTTCAACTACACGTGGGGCCAGGTAACGACGGATTTCGCCGGCAGCCAGTCGAATTTCCGCGCGCTCTTCGACAACGCCCAGCCCGAGCTGGAGGTCATGCGTCCCTGGTACGACATCACGCACACCCTGAACGCCAATTGGGTGTGGGAGATCCCCGTCGGCGAAGGGCGGCGCTGGATGAACAACCGCGGCGCGCTGAGCGCGGTCGTCGGTGGCTGGGACTTGAGCGGATTCGTCCGAATGCATTCGGGCGAGGCGATCAACATCGTCTCCGGACGGGGCACCATCAACCGCGGCGGCAGCAGAGCGATGACCAACACGGTGCATCTCACCGGCATCGACGTCGACGAGCTGCAGCGTCAGACCGGCGTCTACCATCTCGAGGACGGCGGGGTGAGTCTGTTCGATCCCGGCCTGCTGGCCGAGGGGGGCGGGCTCGATCCCGATCTCTTTCGGAATCCGGAAATGCTCGAGGCCGGGACGCTGCCGATGTCGCCCATCAGCGGGCCGTGGTACGCGACGCTGGATGTCGGGCTCCGCAAGAACGTTCCTCTCGGGTTCTCACCGTCGGCGCGGGCGCAGTTGCGCATCGATTTCTTCAACGTCCTCAATCGCACCAACTTCAACGTCGGCAGCATTTCCGGTGTCGGCGGACTGGGCGTCGCCAATCGCCACGATCCGAACGACACGGAGTTCGGCTTGATCGACTCGGCGTTCTCGGCCCGCGAGATTCAGGTCGGCATGAGGCTCACGTTCTAGTAGCTTCCGCCGCAGAATGGGCGGGCGGCGTTTTGACGTTCCGAAACGATTTGTGCCATGTTCTCGCCATGTCCAAAACGCTTTCCGGTCGGCGTGCGGTGATCCGTTGGGCGGCGATCGCGGCCGTCGCGTGTGTGGGAACCGTTGGCGTGAGCGCGCAGGACGGCGCCGCCAGCGGCGAATGGCGTGTGTTCGGGGCGGACGCGGGCGCCACCCGCTACTCGCCGCTCGACGAGATTCATGCCGGCAACGTCGGCGATCTGGAGGTGGCCTGGCGCTGGAGCGCGCGCGACCAGGGAACGCCCCCGCCATCCGGCCGGACGCAGATCAGTCCGATCGTGGTCAACGGGGTCCTGTATACGACCATCGGCAACCAGCGCAGCGTGATTGCCCTCGATGCCGCCAGCGGCGAGCCCATCTGGAACTGGCACCCGGGCGACAACGAGCGCCGGTGGGGCGACATCATCGAGCCGGTGGCGCGCAGCGCCGGGCGCGGCGTGTCCTACTGGACCGACGGGGCGGGGGACGAGCGCATCTTCGTGGTGACGCCGAGCTTCCAGTTGGCGGCCCTCGACGCCCGGACGGGGAATCTCGTGACGGATTTCGGCACGGCCGGCGTCGTGGACATGATGGACGACCTGCGCTGGAGCGAGCGCCCGGCCGCGGAGCGGGCGGGCCGCGTGGCCAATACGTCGCCGCCCGCGATTCTCGGCAACGCGCTCGTGGCCTCGATCTCGCTGCATACCGGCAGCATTCCCACCCGGGCCTCTCCCAACGAGGTCTGGCCCATGAACATGCCCGGCGACGTGGTGGCCTACGACACCCGCACGGGCCGGACGCTCTGGCGTTTCAACACCGTCCCCAGGGAAGGTGAGTTCGGCGTCGAGACCTGGCTGGCGGCGGACGAGTCTCTGTGGAACGTGCCCACCGGCACCCACGATTGGGTGCGGGAGCGTCCGGAACTGCTCGATGCCTCCTGGAAGTACACGGGCAACGTCGGGCATTGGGCGCCGGTGACGGCGGACCCCGAGCTCGGCCTGTTCTACGTGGCCACCGAGACGCCCACGAACGACTACTACGGCGGCTATCGGCCGGGCGACAACCTCTTCGGCAACTCCGTGCTGGCGCTCGACGCCGAGACCGGCGAGCGGGCGTGGCACTTCCAGCTCACCCATCACGAGCTCTGGGACTACGACATCCCTGCCGCTCCCATCCTCGCGGACATCGAGGTCGATGGGGTCCCGATCAAGGCGTTGGTGCAGCTCTCGAAGCAGGGGTTCGCCTATGTCCTCGACCGCGAGACGGGCGAACCCGTGTGGCCGATCGAGGAGCGGGCGGTGCCGCCGTCGGATATGCCGGGCGAACGGGCGTCTCCTACCCAGCCTTTTCCCACCAGGCCGCCCGCGTTCGAACGCCAGGGCGTCACCGAGGCCGACCTGATCGACTTCACGCCCGAGCTGCGTGCCGAGGCGTTGCGGATCGTGGAGCAATACCGGCTCGGGCCCCTCTACACCCCGCCGTCCCTGATCGAGCCGGGCGTCAATCTCGGGACCATCGGGCTCCCCGGCGCGGGCGGCGGCGTCAACTGGCCGAGCGGTGCGGTGGACGTCGAGGCGGGTCTGCTTTTCGTGCCGTCGCAGACCCGGCCGACGGTGTTCGGGTTGACGGACGGTACCGAAGGAACCGGCGTGCGCTACCACATTTCGTTCGCCCGCGGCGTGCCGACCGTCCGCGACCTGCCTCTGCTGAAGCCTCCCTACGGCCGGATCACCGCGATCGACCTGACCGCGGGAGAGATGCTGTGGCAGATCCCGCACGGCGAGACGCCGGAGTACATCCGGCAGCATCCGGACCTGCAGGGTGTGGACGTGCCGCAGACGGGGATTCTCACGCAGAGCTCCGGGCTGCTTGCGACGTCCACCCTGCTGTTTGCGGGCGAGGGACAACGCGGGGGGCCGGTGCTCCGCGCCTACGACAAGCGAACGGGTGCGGTCGTCCACGAGATTCCTTTGCCGGGTGGACCGACCACCGGATTCCCGATCACCTACATGGCGGGCGGGCGGCAATACCTGGTCGTGGCGGCGCTGGACGAGGAGAGAATCGCGGAGCTGGTCGCCTTCTCGTTGCAGTGA
- a CDS encoding carboxypeptidase regulatory-like domain-containing protein, which produces MPLRHTARIGGRTAIALVAGIVLAAVVPAAAQPLTSRVEGTVQDETGSVIPGAFVLMTQVDTGIVWETITDERGLYLFPRMPPGTFRVAAGAAGFATTVVEDVRVALNAPTSIDIVVEVGAVAETVVVAAAGPQSLLNTANAELNTNLSREQVRDLPLNGRGVTQLALTQAGVTGPAGARTASINGTRGTFNNYTLDGVNNQDTFIRTDAMFGDLPVRESFIEEISITTGNADVDDGLGASQTHFVTRSGSNSLGTEVFYYHRNEAFNATNFFNKAAGIDKERQRVHDFGFNVGGPIVRNKAFFFLNYEEQRVPSSASVVRTVLTDPARRGDFSYVRQDNGQVASVNLFNLAGIAPDPAMQSLVASTPGHNDASVGDGRNTAGYRFNSPDSSNGRLLVFRGDYVVNPTQSLKGTFHRYSLDTPNSVFNNIGSVFPGRPGAGQGSWRMLGSFGLTSALGQNAVNEALIGYKASSVWFANNETFPDGYRLSFPVLSNPVRSFLDQGRDDRNLELSNNLTWVAGAHTIKVGGGARWTQVNAYNDAGLLPTYSLGFGPGRPDPLVPGLFPGGISSDELDTASGLLATLGGVVDEADRTFNVVSTTSGYVDGATRRRILSQNFMHFYAGDTWRITPETSLTFGLRWELHTVPEETQGLALLPVGGVEAVLDPNAVVDFAGSANGRPFFNSDRNNFAPNIGVARQLTDKLVVRAGYSLNYVLDNNMTTVSNALGANAGLSQTVVLPGVGGTVSGAGLVPVEAPEFNIPRTARDGILADSTAALFTFDPDLRTPSVQQWNVGLQYQLLPDTAVEVRYVGNRGNDLLRAVDLNQVLLPDAFVEDFRRAQRNLAANGDPGIGEALRVFPRLGFGGFLQSGAVQNWIRNGEIGQYIGGFLAPNRIFFFNGEGGERFGATLPIGYFYTNPNTFVGDVVGNHAFSEYDALQLEVRRAWRSGLTAQFNYTWGQVTTDFAGSQSNFRALFDNAQPELEVMRPWYDITHTLNANWVWEIPVGEGRRWMNNRGALSAVVGGWDLSGFVRMHSGEAINIVSGRGTINRGGSRAMTNTVHLTGIDVDELQRQTGVYHLEDGGVSLFDPGLLAEGGGLDPDLFRNPEMLEAGTLPMSPISGPWYATLDVGLRKNVPLGFSPSARAQLRIDFFNVLNRTNFNVGSISGVGGLGVANRHDPNDTEFGLIDSAFSAREIQVGMRLTF; this is translated from the coding sequence ATCCCCTTGCGGCACACGGCTCGAATCGGCGGCAGGACGGCAATTGCGTTGGTAGCGGGAATCGTGCTCGCCGCGGTAGTTCCGGCGGCCGCGCAGCCTCTCACGTCGAGAGTGGAGGGGACGGTACAGGACGAAACCGGGTCCGTCATTCCAGGGGCGTTCGTGCTCATGACGCAGGTCGACACGGGCATCGTGTGGGAGACCATCACGGACGAGCGCGGACTCTATCTGTTCCCCCGGATGCCCCCGGGGACCTTTCGGGTGGCGGCGGGCGCCGCGGGCTTCGCGACGACCGTGGTCGAGGACGTCCGGGTGGCCCTGAACGCGCCCACGTCCATCGATATCGTCGTCGAGGTGGGGGCGGTGGCCGAGACCGTGGTCGTGGCGGCGGCCGGGCCGCAGTCGCTGCTGAACACGGCCAACGCGGAGCTGAACACCAACCTCAGCCGGGAGCAGGTCCGGGACCTGCCCCTGAACGGCCGGGGCGTCACGCAGCTCGCACTCACCCAGGCGGGGGTGACCGGCCCGGCCGGCGCGCGCACCGCGTCCATCAACGGCACGCGAGGGACCTTCAACAATTACACGCTGGACGGGGTCAACAATCAGGACACGTTCATTCGGACCGACGCCATGTTCGGTGACTTGCCCGTCAGGGAGAGCTTTATCGAGGAGATCAGCATCACGACCGGGAATGCGGATGTCGACGACGGCCTGGGTGCCTCGCAGACCCATTTCGTCACCCGCTCGGGAAGCAACTCGCTCGGCACCGAGGTCTTCTACTATCACCGGAACGAGGCGTTCAACGCCACCAACTTCTTCAACAAGGCCGCCGGCATCGACAAAGAGCGGCAGCGGGTACACGATTTCGGCTTCAACGTCGGCGGTCCCATCGTGAGGAACAAGGCGTTCTTCTTCCTCAACTACGAAGAACAGCGAGTGCCGAGCTCCGCGTCCGTGGTACGCACGGTCCTGACGGACCCCGCGCGGCGCGGCGACTTCAGCTACGTCAGGCAGGATAACGGCCAGGTGGCCTCGGTGAACCTGTTCAACCTGGCGGGCATCGCCCCCGATCCGGCCATGCAGTCACTGGTCGCTTCGACGCCGGGGCACAACGACGCCAGCGTGGGCGACGGACGGAACACGGCCGGGTACCGATTCAACAGCCCCGACAGCTCCAACGGCCGGCTGTTGGTGTTTCGCGGAGACTACGTGGTGAACCCGACCCAGTCGCTGAAGGGGACGTTTCATCGGTACAGCTTGGACACGCCGAACTCCGTGTTCAACAACATCGGTTCCGTGTTTCCGGGGCGGCCCGGGGCGGGCCAGGGTTCGTGGCGGATGCTCGGCTCGTTCGGCCTGACGAGCGCGCTCGGCCAGAACGCCGTGAACGAAGCGCTCATCGGTTACAAGGCCTCCAGCGTCTGGTTCGCCAACAACGAGACCTTTCCCGACGGCTATCGCCTGAGCTTCCCGGTACTCTCGAATCCCGTCCGGAGTTTCCTGGATCAGGGTCGCGATGACCGCAATCTGGAGCTCAGCAACAACCTGACCTGGGTCGCGGGAGCGCACACCATCAAGGTGGGCGGGGGCGCACGGTGGACGCAAGTCAACGCCTACAACGACGCGGGACTGCTGCCGACCTACTCGCTCGGCTTCGGCCCTGGAAGGCCGGACCCGCTCGTGCCCGGGTTGTTCCCCGGCGGGATCTCTTCCGACGAGCTGGACACGGCCTCGGGGTTGCTGGCGACGCTCGGCGGAGTCGTCGACGAAGCGGATCGGACCTTCAACGTCGTCTCGACGACCTCGGGGTACGTGGACGGAGCAACGAGGAGACGCATTCTTAGCCAGAATTTCATGCATTTTTATGCGGGAGACACTTGGCGAATCACCCCGGAGACCAGCCTGACTTTCGGCCTCAGGTGGGAGCTCCACACCGTCCCGGAGGAGACGCAAGGCCTGGCCCTGTTGCCGGTGGGTGGCGTCGAGGCGGTGCTCGACCCGAACGCTGTCGTCGACTTCGCCGGATCGGCGAATGGAAGGCCTTTCTTCAACAGCGACAGGAACAACTTCGCTCCGAATATAGGCGTGGCCCGGCAACTGACCGACAAGCTGGTCGTGCGGGCCGGGTACTCGCTGAACTACGTGCTCGACAACAACATGACGACCGTATCGAATGCGCTCGGCGCCAATGCCGGCCTGAGCCAGACCGTCGTGCTGCCGGGGGTCGGCGGCACGGTGAGCGGCGCGGGGCTGGTTCCCGTCGAGGCGCCCGAGTTCAACATTCCCCGGACCGCGCGCGATGGAATCCTGGCCGATTCCACGGCCGCCCTGTTTACGTTCGATCCCGACCTGCGCACCCCGTCCGTCCAGCAATGGAACGTCGGGCTGCAGTATCAACTCCTGCCGGATACCGCGGTCGAGGTGCGCTATGTCGGAAACCGCGGCAACGACCTGCTCCGCGCCGTCGACCTGAACCAGGTCCTGTTGCCGGACGCCTTCGTGGAGGACTTCAGGCGGGCGCAGCGGAACCTCGCCGCGAACGGCGACCCCGGGATCGGCGAAGCGCTGCGGGTCTTCCCGCGGCTGGGGTTCGGCGGCTTCCTGCAGTCGGGGGCCGTTCAGAACTGGATCAGAAACGGCGAGATCGGACAGTACATCGGGGGCTTCCTGGCCCCCAACCGGATCTTCTTCTTCAACGGGGAAGGCGGGGAGCGGTTCGGCGCAACGCTGCCGATAGGCTACTTCTATACCAATCCGAATACCTTCGTCGGCGACGTCGTCGGCAACCACGCGTTTTCCGAGTACGACGCGCTCCAGCTAGAGGTCCGCAGGGCCTGGCGCTCGGGACTCACCGCGCAGTTCAACTACACGTGGGGCCAGGTAACGACGGATTTCGCCGGCAGCCAGTCGAATTTCCGCGCGCTCTTCGACAACGCCCAGCCCGAGCTGGAGGTCATGCGTCCCTGGTACGACATCACGCACACCCTGAACGCCAATTGGGTGTGGGAGATCCCCGTCGGCGAAGGGCGGCGCTGGATGAACAACCGCGGCGCGCTGAGCGCGGTCGTCGGTGGCTGGGACTTGAGCGGATTCGTCCGAATGCATTCGGGCGAGGCGATCAACATCGTCTCCGGACGGGGCACCATCAACCGCGGCGGCAGCAGAGCGATGACCAACACGGTGCATCTCACCGGCATCGACGTCGACGAGCTGCAGCGTCAGACCGGCGTCTACCATCTCGAGGACGGCGGGGTGAGTCTGTTCGATCCCGGCCTGCTGGCCGAGGGGGGCGGGCTCGATCCCGATCTCTTTCGGAATCCGGAAATGCTCGAGGCCGGGACGCTGCCGATGTCGCCCATCAGCGGGCCGTGGTACGCGACGCTGGATGTCGGGCTCCGCAAGAACGTTCCTCTCGGGTTCTCACCGTCGGCGCGGGCGCAGTTGCGCATCGATTTCTTCAACGTCCTCAATCGCACCAACTTCAACGTCGGCAGCATTTCCGGTGTCGGCGGACTGGGCGTCGCCAATCGCCACGATCCGAACGACACGGAGTTCGGCTTGATCGACTCGGCGTTCTCGGCCCGCGAGATTCAGGTCGGCATGAGGCTCACGTTCTAG
- a CDS encoding 1,4-dihydroxy-6-naphthoate synthase, giving the protein MERHGVTPIHLGISTCPNDTFAFHGILAGRVDPRGLDFRVELLDVEELNRRLFAGDFDVAKASFHAALLLRGTLGVLPVGSALGFGVGPLLLAARPGTHPREPVPRPGGDPRPARVLCPGAHTTATLLYELFHTGEGAVEQVVFSDIMPALEAGAADFGVCIHEGRFTWRAHGLACVEDLGAVWEEATAAPLPLGGILARHALGPETIRTVSAVIRDSLAHARAHRAETVPTMRRYAQELTDEVMFQHVDLYVNDWTSDLGETGRAALEILDRHARRAAVAASGAPLRVY; this is encoded by the coding sequence CTGGAGCGACACGGCGTGACTCCGATTCATCTGGGCATCTCGACCTGCCCGAACGACACGTTCGCCTTCCACGGCATTCTGGCAGGGAGGGTGGACCCGCGCGGCCTCGACTTCCGCGTCGAGCTGCTCGATGTCGAGGAGCTGAACCGGAGGCTGTTCGCCGGCGACTTCGACGTCGCGAAGGCGAGCTTTCACGCGGCCCTCCTTCTGCGCGGCACGCTGGGCGTGCTGCCGGTCGGCTCGGCCCTCGGTTTCGGCGTAGGGCCGCTGCTGCTCGCCGCGCGCCCCGGCACCCATCCCCGCGAACCGGTCCCGCGACCGGGCGGCGACCCGCGACCCGCGCGCGTGCTGTGTCCGGGCGCCCACACCACCGCCACCCTGCTCTACGAGCTCTTCCACACGGGCGAGGGCGCCGTGGAGCAGGTGGTGTTCTCCGACATCATGCCCGCGCTCGAGGCCGGCGCCGCCGACTTCGGCGTCTGCATCCACGAGGGCCGCTTCACCTGGCGCGCGCACGGCCTCGCTTGCGTCGAGGACCTCGGCGCGGTCTGGGAGGAGGCCACCGCGGCGCCGCTGCCCCTCGGCGGCATCCTTGCGCGGCACGCCCTCGGCCCCGAGACGATTCGGACCGTGAGCGCCGTCATCCGCGATTCACTCGCGCATGCCCGGGCCCATCGCGCCGAGACCGTTCCCACCATGCGCCGCTACGCCCAGGAGCTGACCGACGAGGTGATGTTCCAGCACGTCGATCTGTACGTGAACGATTGGACCTCGGACCTCGGCGAGACCGGTCGGGCGGCGCTGGAGATCCTCGACCGCCACGCCAGGCGGGCCGCCGTCGCCGCCTCCGGCGCGCCGCTCCGCGTGTATTGA
- the mqnB gene encoding futalosine hydrolase: MTSQCPAAPWGWIRRHSFVVDFTPFVVGGSFRVMPDAAPNTLVLVPTEIERRHLARQRGFGVDAPCELCGFGPVAAAARARDAIAAHEPERVVLVGIAGTFDPDGLPVGTAAVFPSVLMHGVGVGVASFVPAPALGFRHWPRSGGGEADGPEALALAHPVPPAAGPLLTVCTASATDAEARERRALFPGAAAEDMEGFAVALACRLAEVPVAIVRGISNAVGDRRFERWQIPEALDAAWLVAADLLQRPAWSDTA; the protein is encoded by the coding sequence ATGACAAGTCAGTGTCCGGCTGCCCCTTGGGGGTGGATCCGTCGGCATTCCTTCGTCGTGGATTTCACGCCGTTCGTTGTCGGAGGATCATTTCGCGTCATGCCGGATGCCGCTCCCAACACGCTGGTGCTGGTCCCCACCGAGATCGAGCGCCGTCACCTGGCCCGGCAGCGAGGTTTCGGCGTGGATGCGCCGTGCGAGCTGTGCGGCTTCGGGCCGGTGGCGGCGGCGGCGCGGGCCCGGGACGCCATCGCGGCCCACGAGCCCGAGCGGGTCGTTCTCGTCGGCATCGCCGGCACGTTCGACCCTGACGGGCTTCCGGTCGGCACGGCGGCCGTCTTCCCGTCGGTCCTGATGCACGGCGTCGGCGTCGGCGTGGCCTCCTTCGTGCCGGCCCCGGCCCTCGGGTTCCGCCACTGGCCGCGGAGCGGCGGGGGAGAGGCGGACGGGCCGGAGGCGCTCGCGCTCGCCCATCCCGTGCCGCCAGCGGCCGGCCCGCTCCTGACGGTGTGCACCGCCTCGGCGACCGATGCCGAGGCCCGCGAGCGCCGGGCGCTGTTTCCCGGCGCGGCGGCCGAGGACATGGAGGGCTTCGCGGTGGCGCTGGCCTGCCGTCTCGCGGAGGTGCCCGTGGCCATCGTCCGCGGCATCTCGAACGCGGTCGGCGACCGCCGGTTCGAGCGCTGGCAGATTCCGGAAGCGCTCGACGCCGCCTGGCTCGTCGCGGCCGACCTGCTGCAGCGGCCCGCCTGGAGCGACACGGCGTGA
- a CDS encoding carbohydrate binding family 9 domain-containing protein, with the protein MDAGVLTGRPVVRPPRLAEPPVIDGRLDEPLWRDAAHITQLVQRRPFDGIPASEPSDIYLAYDSANIYVGLYAHYSNPGMIRANRRDRDESIDDDLFLIYFDPFLDQQRAYVFTVNGYGVQGDAILQAGALGGGRFGVPRGDASWDVLFDSAAELVDDGFVAELAIPFKSLRYPRREAGAPHRWGLQIARIIGGRDEADVWSPTSRDIAGFLPQMGVLEGMTDLSRSHNLELLPTFTTIRFGSLDRATGRFRDRDPSPEGGLNLKYGVTSNLTADVTFNPDFSQVESDLPQIEVNQRFALFYPELRPFFLEGAEIFAVRAPITAVHTRRIVDPAFGAKLTGKVGRTSVGVLYASDAEPGNLDDATDPAFGSSADTFVGRARYDLYAESHVGTIFTNRELLGGHSRLAGMDSNFRLGDTHSVAFRAMGTDHQDQQGAKTSGYLVDAVFNKRGRNLRYSLSSYALSPDFRTDVGFVRRTDQRYTSVTGGYRWWPENWLRNWGPEFVYGRNYDFAGVLQDEVADAGINFALFRNMFAASNVRRELERFGGIDFVKTRARVFGRVDTSRRVGVSLEYRRGEQILFHTRTPYLGREQGITARVILRPVPRLQSAVNVTTNRFTDPRRGSEEVFDVRIFRALTTYQFSNRLLFRNISEYNTLVGTLDLNFLLTYRVNAGTVLYAGYDDHYQQADLIDGDLSDWHDVGGRELRVLGRQRTNRAVFVKFQYLFRY; encoded by the coding sequence GTGGACGCCGGCGTGCTGACCGGCCGCCCCGTCGTGCGCCCCCCGCGGCTGGCCGAGCCGCCGGTGATCGACGGCCGCCTCGACGAACCGCTGTGGCGCGACGCCGCCCACATCACCCAGCTCGTGCAACGCCGGCCGTTCGACGGGATCCCGGCGAGCGAGCCGAGCGACATCTACCTTGCCTACGACAGCGCCAACATCTACGTCGGCCTGTACGCGCACTATTCCAATCCCGGCATGATCCGCGCGAACCGGCGGGACCGCGACGAGTCGATCGACGACGACCTGTTTCTGATCTACTTCGACCCGTTCCTCGACCAGCAGCGGGCGTACGTGTTCACGGTGAACGGCTACGGCGTGCAGGGGGACGCGATCCTGCAGGCGGGCGCGCTCGGGGGCGGCCGCTTCGGCGTGCCGCGCGGCGACGCCTCCTGGGACGTGCTGTTCGACTCGGCGGCCGAGCTGGTCGACGACGGCTTCGTCGCCGAGCTGGCGATTCCCTTCAAGAGCCTGCGCTATCCGCGCCGGGAGGCCGGGGCGCCCCACCGCTGGGGGCTGCAGATCGCACGCATCATCGGCGGCCGGGACGAGGCGGACGTCTGGTCGCCCACCTCGCGCGACATCGCGGGCTTCCTGCCGCAGATGGGCGTACTGGAGGGGATGACGGACCTGTCGCGCAGCCACAACCTGGAGCTGCTGCCGACCTTCACGACGATCCGCTTCGGGTCGCTCGACCGCGCCACCGGCCGCTTCCGGGACCGGGACCCGTCCCCCGAGGGCGGCCTGAACCTGAAGTACGGGGTGACGTCCAACCTCACCGCGGACGTCACGTTCAACCCCGACTTCTCGCAGGTCGAGTCGGACCTGCCGCAGATCGAGGTCAACCAGCGCTTCGCGCTCTTCTACCCCGAGTTGCGGCCGTTCTTCCTGGAGGGCGCCGAAATCTTCGCCGTCCGGGCGCCGATCACGGCGGTCCACACCCGGCGCATCGTCGATCCCGCGTTCGGCGCCAAGCTGACCGGCAAGGTCGGACGGACCAGCGTGGGCGTGCTGTACGCCAGCGACGCGGAGCCCGGCAACCTGGACGATGCGACGGATCCCGCGTTCGGGTCATCGGCCGACACCTTCGTCGGCCGGGCGCGCTACGACCTGTACGCCGAATCGCACGTCGGCACGATCTTCACCAACCGGGAGCTGCTCGGCGGGCACAGCCGGCTCGCCGGCATGGACTCGAACTTCCGCCTGGGCGACACCCACTCGGTCGCGTTCCGCGCGATGGGGACCGATCACCAGGACCAACAGGGGGCGAAGACGAGCGGCTACCTGGTCGACGCGGTATTCAACAAGCGCGGCCGGAATCTGCGCTACTCGCTGTCCTCGTATGCGCTGTCGCCCGACTTCCGGACCGACGTCGGGTTCGTCCGGCGCACCGACCAGCGCTACACGTCCGTGACCGGCGGCTACCGCTGGTGGCCGGAGAACTGGCTCCGCAACTGGGGGCCGGAGTTCGTCTACGGGCGCAACTACGACTTCGCGGGCGTGCTGCAGGACGAGGTCGCCGACGCCGGCATCAACTTCGCGCTGTTCAGGAACATGTTCGCCGCCAGCAACGTACGGCGCGAGCTGGAGCGCTTCGGTGGAATCGACTTCGTCAAGACGCGCGCCCGGGTCTTCGGCCGGGTCGATACGAGCCGGCGCGTCGGCGTGTCGCTGGAATACCGCCGGGGCGAGCAGATTCTCTTCCACACGCGGACCCCCTACCTGGGCCGCGAGCAGGGCATCACGGCGCGCGTCATCCTGCGGCCCGTCCCGCGCCTGCAGTCCGCCGTCAACGTCACCACGAACCGGTTCACCGACCCGCGCCGCGGCAGCGAGGAGGTGTTCGACGTCCGGATCTTCCGCGCGCTGACGACGTATCAGTTCAGCAACCGGCTGCTCTTCCGCAACATCAGCGAGTACAACACCCTGGTCGGAACGCTCGACCTCAACTTCCTGCTCACCTACCGTGTCAACGCCGGCACGGTGCTCTACGCCGGATACGACGACCACTACCAGCAGGCCGACCTGATCGACGGCGACCTGTCGGATTGGCACGACGTCGGCGGCCGCGAGCTGCGGGTGCTCGGGCGCCAGCGGACGAACCGGGCGGTGTTCGTGAAGTTCCAGTACCTGTTCCGGTACTGA